A single region of the Nocardioides aquaticus genome encodes:
- a CDS encoding class II fumarate hydratase gives MSSPSTETGQFRTEHDSMGEVQVPRDALWRAQTQRAVENFPISGTPIERRLIEGLALVKAAAAQANEDLGVLAPEMAGAVRDAARAVASGEHDEHFPIDVFQTGSGTSSNMNANEVIASLAGRAGVELHPNDHVNASQSSNDTFPTAIHVAVTRAVTGDLLPALDVLATSLEAKATEFAGLVKSGRTHLMDATPVMLGQEFGGYAATARLAAERLESVLPRVRELPLGGTAVGTGINTPDGFAEKAIAALVELSGEPFTETRNHFEAQGTRDSLVELSGALRTFAVGLTKICNDLRWMSSGPTTGLSEIHLPDLQPGSSIMPGKVNPVLPEATLMVCFQVVGNDATVAAAGASGSFELNVAMPVMARNLLESVRLLSHASTVLAARCIDGITADAERMRTYAESSPSVVTPLNKHLGYENAAKVAKKALADGRTIRETVLAMGFVERGELTEAEMDAALDVESMTGR, from the coding sequence ATGAGCAGCCCGAGCACCGAGACCGGCCAGTTCCGCACCGAGCACGACTCCATGGGCGAGGTGCAGGTCCCGCGCGACGCCCTGTGGCGCGCGCAGACCCAGCGCGCGGTCGAGAACTTCCCGATCAGCGGCACGCCGATCGAGCGCCGGCTGATCGAGGGCCTCGCCCTGGTCAAGGCCGCGGCCGCCCAGGCCAACGAGGACCTCGGCGTCCTCGCCCCCGAGATGGCCGGCGCCGTGCGCGACGCCGCCCGCGCCGTGGCGTCCGGGGAGCACGACGAGCACTTCCCGATCGACGTGTTCCAGACCGGCTCGGGCACCAGCTCGAACATGAACGCCAACGAGGTGATCGCCTCGCTCGCCGGCCGGGCCGGGGTCGAGCTGCACCCCAACGACCACGTGAACGCCAGCCAGTCGAGCAACGACACCTTCCCCACCGCGATCCACGTGGCCGTGACCCGCGCCGTGACCGGCGACCTGCTGCCGGCCCTCGACGTGCTCGCCACCAGCCTGGAGGCCAAGGCGACCGAGTTCGCGGGCCTGGTGAAGTCCGGGCGGACCCACCTCATGGACGCCACGCCCGTGATGCTCGGCCAGGAGTTCGGCGGGTACGCCGCCACCGCCCGCCTGGCCGCCGAGCGCCTCGAGTCGGTGCTGCCGCGGGTGCGCGAGCTCCCGCTGGGCGGCACGGCCGTCGGCACCGGCATCAACACCCCCGACGGCTTCGCCGAGAAGGCGATCGCCGCGCTCGTCGAGCTGTCCGGCGAGCCCTTCACCGAGACCCGCAACCACTTCGAGGCCCAGGGCACCCGCGACTCGCTGGTCGAGCTGAGCGGTGCGCTGCGCACCTTCGCGGTCGGCCTCACCAAGATCTGCAACGACCTGCGCTGGATGAGCTCCGGACCGACCACCGGGCTGTCCGAGATCCACCTGCCCGACCTCCAGCCCGGCTCGAGCATCATGCCGGGCAAGGTGAACCCGGTGCTGCCCGAGGCCACGCTGATGGTCTGCTTCCAGGTCGTGGGCAACGACGCGACGGTCGCGGCCGCCGGCGCCAGCGGGTCCTTCGAGCTGAACGTCGCCATGCCGGTGATGGCGCGCAACCTGCTGGAGTCGGTGCGGCTGCTCTCCCACGCCAGCACGGTGCTCGCCGCGCGCTGCATCGACGGCATCACCGCCGACGCCGAGCGGATGCGCACCTACGCCGAGTCCTCGCCCTCGGTGGTCACCCCGCTGAACAAGCACCTCGGCTACGAGAACGCCGCCAAGGTCGCCAAGAAGGCCCTCGCGGACGGCCGGACCATCCGCGAGACGGTGCTGGCCATGGGCTTCGTCGAGCGCGGGGAGCTGACCGAGGCCGAGATGGACGCCGCCCTCGACGTCGAGTCGATGACCGGCCGCTGA
- a CDS encoding class I SAM-dependent methyltransferase, protein MTTPAADRLASQRAQWQAAAADFDAEPDHGLLDPDVREAWRALLEPHLPPAPADVVDLGCGTGSLAVLLSERGHRVRGTDLAPAMVAAARAKADAAGVGDRVTVVEGDAGHPSYGPGSADVVLCRHVLWALPDPAAALAAWGRLLRPGGLLLLVEGRWHTGGGLDAATTVRLVADHVAGADAPQVEQLADRDDLWGGPVTDERYLLHARVPRRDDAPGQPR, encoded by the coding sequence ATGACCACCCCCGCGGCCGACCGCCTCGCCTCGCAGCGCGCGCAGTGGCAGGCCGCGGCGGCCGACTTCGACGCCGAGCCCGACCACGGCCTGCTCGACCCGGACGTCCGCGAGGCGTGGCGTGCGCTGCTCGAGCCCCACCTGCCGCCGGCGCCGGCCGACGTCGTCGACCTCGGCTGCGGCACCGGCTCGTTGGCGGTGCTGCTGTCCGAGCGGGGCCACCGGGTGCGCGGCACCGATCTGGCCCCGGCGATGGTGGCCGCCGCCCGGGCCAAGGCCGACGCCGCCGGCGTCGGGGACCGGGTGACGGTGGTGGAGGGCGACGCCGGCCACCCGTCGTACGGGCCCGGATCGGCCGACGTGGTGCTCTGCCGGCACGTCCTGTGGGCGCTGCCCGACCCGGCCGCCGCCCTGGCCGCGTGGGGCCGCCTGCTGCGTCCCGGCGGCCTGCTGCTGCTCGTCGAGGGGCGCTGGCACACCGGCGGCGGCCTGGACGCCGCGACCACGGTCCGTCTCGTGGCCGACCACGTCGCCGGCGCCGACGCACCGCAGGTCGAGCAGCTGGCGGACCGCGACGACCTGTGGGGCGGCCCGGTCACCGACGAGCGTTACCTGCTCCACGCCCGCGTCCCCCGCCGAGATGACGCTCCCGGACAGCCGAGATGA
- a CDS encoding RNA polymerase sigma factor: MPDDGSSYDEASDEALVRAARTGDEEAFAVIAARHGPGLYRYAERLVGGSSADAAEVVQEALISAWKGLGSFEGRSSLRTWLFRLTHRRAVDLQRHRRPVPVDDELLSHTIRPAADNPLQHVLDEELLAALQTALDELPWHQRAVWLLRESEGMSYDEIATALALPVGSVRGHLHRGRKTLAERMARWR, from the coding sequence GTGCCCGACGACGGCTCGTCCTACGACGAGGCCTCCGACGAGGCGCTGGTGCGTGCGGCGCGCACCGGTGACGAGGAGGCGTTCGCCGTGATCGCGGCCCGTCACGGGCCGGGGTTGTACCGCTACGCCGAGCGGCTGGTCGGGGGCAGCAGCGCCGACGCGGCCGAGGTCGTGCAGGAGGCGCTGATCTCGGCGTGGAAGGGGCTCGGCTCCTTCGAGGGGCGCTCCAGCCTGCGGACCTGGCTGTTCCGTCTCACCCACCGCCGCGCGGTCGACCTGCAGCGGCACCGGCGACCCGTCCCCGTCGACGACGAGCTGCTCTCCCACACCATCCGCCCGGCGGCCGACAACCCTCTCCAGCACGTGCTGGACGAGGAGCTGCTGGCCGCCCTGCAGACGGCGCTGGACGAGCTGCCCTGGCACCAGCGCGCCGTGTGGCTGCTGCGGGAGTCCGAGGGCATGAGCTACGACGAGATCGCCACCGCCCTCGCGCTGCCCGTCGGCAGCGTCCGGGGGCACCTGCACCGTGGTCGCAAGACCCTGGCCGAGAGGATGGCGCGATGGCGCTAG
- a CDS encoding Asp23/Gls24 family envelope stress response protein produces the protein MSDSTTSTPTATPTATAAPTTSVSTTTTGPTRTDVAVPSTPSEGRTSIADTVVSKIAGIAAREIDGVHALGGGAARAVGALRERIPGSRTNLTQGVAVEVGERQAAVDLDIVAEYGVAITDLATAIRRNVVGSVERMTGLEVTEVNITVHDVFMDDGSDDPDGAQNPPRVQ, from the coding sequence ATGAGCGACTCCACCACCAGCACCCCGACCGCCACCCCGACCGCCACCGCAGCCCCCACGACGTCGGTGAGCACGACGACGACCGGTCCGACCCGCACCGACGTGGCCGTGCCGAGCACCCCGTCCGAGGGCCGCACCTCGATCGCCGACACCGTCGTGTCGAAGATCGCCGGCATCGCCGCCCGCGAGATCGACGGCGTGCACGCCCTCGGCGGGGGCGCGGCCCGCGCCGTCGGCGCGCTCCGCGAGCGGATCCCGGGCTCGCGCACCAATCTGACGCAGGGCGTCGCCGTCGAGGTGGGCGAGCGCCAGGCCGCCGTCGACCTCGACATCGTGGCGGAGTACGGCGTGGCGATCACCGACCTGGCCACCGCCATCCGGCGCAACGTCGTGGGTTCGGTGGAGCGGATGACGGGCCTGGAGGTCACCGAGGTCAACATCACCGTCCACGACGTCTTCATGGACGACGGCTCCGACGACCCCGACGGCGCGCAGAACCCGCCGCGGGTCCAGTGA
- a CDS encoding DUF2273 domain-containing protein, whose protein sequence is MTTSSLGLIAGLLLAIAVVAGGFTGLLLGLVFGAVGYLVGGHLDGQVDLRALLRGRRG, encoded by the coding sequence ATGACCACCTCGTCCCTCGGCCTGATCGCCGGGCTCCTCCTCGCCATCGCCGTCGTCGCCGGCGGGTTCACCGGCCTGCTGCTCGGCCTGGTCTTCGGCGCCGTCGGCTACCTCGTCGGCGGCCACCTGGACGGCCAGGTCGACCTGCGCGCCCTCCTGCGGGGTCGTCGTGGCTGA
- a CDS encoding Asp23/Gls24 family envelope stress response protein: protein MADLSTSTPVRAEVRPEVRPEERGTLDVRTRALAHLVERAALEAAGSVRHRTTLGRVRGGDLPRASLSVHDHDARVSLDVACHWPADLSAVAADVRDRVRDRVSSLSGLSITSVDVTVHAVTVTEPDRGRAR, encoded by the coding sequence GTGGCTGACCTGTCCACCTCCACGCCGGTGCGCGCCGAGGTGCGCCCCGAGGTGCGCCCCGAGGAGCGCGGCACCCTCGACGTTCGCACCCGCGCGCTGGCCCACCTCGTCGAGCGGGCCGCGCTCGAGGCCGCAGGCAGCGTGCGCCACCGCACCACGCTGGGCAGGGTCCGCGGCGGCGACCTGCCCCGGGCCTCCCTGAGCGTGCACGACCACGACGCGCGGGTCTCCCTCGACGTCGCCTGCCACTGGCCGGCCGACCTCAGCGCGGTCGCCGCGGACGTGCGCGACCGGGTCCGTGACCGCGTCTCGTCGTTGTCGGGGCTCAGCATCACCAGCGTCGACGTGACCGTGCACGCCGTCACCGTCACCGAGCCGGACCGGGGGCGGGCCCGATGA
- a CDS encoding DUF6286 domain-containing protein gives MSATRSGTPAATAPRGRPLASVVALVLRLLVVALAVVTVRDLVVTQGWASGTSWTASVAGSLDGAGSGAGGVVAGVVLVALGVLMLLLGLLPARRTHLRSSVDALDLWITPAALAALARAVADRSAGVLEARTARAGRRRVRVAVRAHGDAAAVGREAQAAVDRDVSAMTPARVVVTSTSKELPR, from the coding sequence ATGAGCGCCACCCGCAGCGGCACACCCGCCGCCACCGCCCCCCGCGGCCGGCCGCTGGCCTCGGTCGTCGCCCTCGTCCTGCGCCTGCTCGTGGTGGCCCTGGCCGTCGTCACCGTGCGCGACCTCGTCGTCACCCAGGGCTGGGCGTCCGGCACCTCGTGGACCGCCTCGGTCGCCGGGTCGCTCGACGGCGCCGGCAGCGGCGCCGGCGGGGTCGTCGCCGGCGTCGTCCTCGTCGCGCTCGGCGTCCTCATGCTGCTGCTCGGCCTGCTGCCGGCACGCCGCACCCACCTGCGCTCGAGCGTGGACGCGCTCGACCTCTGGATCACCCCGGCCGCGCTGGCCGCGCTGGCCCGGGCCGTGGCCGACCGCTCCGCCGGGGTGCTGGAGGCCCGTACGGCCCGCGCCGGCCGGCGCCGCGTCCGGGTCGCGGTGCGCGCCCACGGCGACGCCGCCGCCGTCGGCCGCGAGGCGCAGGCCGCGGTGGACCGGGACGTCTCCGCCATGACGCCGGCCCGTGTCGTGGTCACCTCGACCAGCAAGGAGCTCCCCCGATGA
- a CDS encoding lytic transglycosylase domain-containing protein, translated as MSKHVKHVPKHRSAPVRPALEVPRRAVRTTLVLSAVAVAATGVSVGAGVLGGQGAVLETAGASVGDAATDRGSDQAAGAAGALDAPVSEQATEQASEQASEPAGLQAAELGEREPVVSRSDRRAEADPAKAEALAAEVAPAMTASETLSDDDPREIAQALLPEFGFSSDQFSCLDSLWTKESGWDPYADNPSSSAYGIPQSLPGEKMASAGPDWATNPATQIRWGLGYIQDRYGSPCSAWSHSQAVNWY; from the coding sequence GTGAGCAAGCACGTCAAGCACGTCCCGAAGCACCGTTCCGCACCCGTCCGCCCGGCCCTCGAGGTCCCGCGGCGCGCCGTACGCACCACGCTGGTGCTCTCCGCCGTGGCGGTCGCCGCCACCGGGGTGAGCGTCGGAGCAGGAGTGCTGGGCGGTCAGGGTGCCGTGCTGGAGACCGCGGGCGCCTCGGTGGGCGACGCCGCCACCGACCGCGGGAGCGACCAGGCCGCCGGAGCGGCGGGCGCCCTCGACGCCCCCGTCTCGGAGCAGGCCACCGAGCAGGCCTCGGAGCAGGCCTCGGAGCCGGCCGGCCTGCAGGCCGCGGAGCTGGGCGAGCGCGAGCCGGTCGTCAGCCGCTCGGACCGGCGCGCCGAGGCCGACCCCGCCAAGGCGGAGGCGCTGGCCGCCGAGGTCGCCCCGGCGATGACGGCCTCCGAGACGCTGTCCGACGACGACCCGCGGGAGATCGCCCAGGCGCTGCTGCCCGAGTTCGGGTTCTCCTCGGACCAGTTCTCCTGCCTGGACAGCCTGTGGACCAAGGAGTCCGGCTGGGACCCCTACGCCGACAACCCGAGCTCGTCGGCCTACGGCATCCCGCAGTCCCTGCCCGGCGAGAAGATGGCCTCCGCCGGCCCCGACTGGGCCACCAACCCCGCCACCCAGATCCGCTGGGGCCTGGGCTACATCCAGGACAGGTACGGCAGCCCCTGCAGCGCCTGGTCCCACAGCCAGGCCGTCAACTGGTACTGA
- a CDS encoding PhoH family protein, which yields MTVTASSTAPSTASSTASSRTPRPAPVRPEPVPGRRTYVVDTSVLLADPGALRRFAEHEVVLPVVVVTELEGKRHHPELGFFARSALRLLDELRVEHGRLDEPVPVGEDGGSVRVELNHTDASSLPSGFRLGDNDTRILAVARNLADEGFEVTLVSKDLPLRIKASAVGLDAEEYRAEAISDSDTGYTGMAELDVAAADLDELYDDGVLDLDAARGLPCHTGLVLLSERGTALGRVGPDKQVHLVRGDREAFGIHGRSAEQRVALEMLLDPEVGIVSLGGRAGTGKSALALCAGLEAVLERGQHQKVVVFRPLFAVGGQELGYLPGSEAEKMGPWAQAVFDTLGSMASRHVIDEVLARGMLEVLPLTHIRGRSLHDSFVIVDEAQSLERNVLLTVLSRIGANSKVVLTHDVAQRDNLRVGRHDGVVAVVEKLKGHPLFSHTTLTRSERSPIAALVTEMLENMTV from the coding sequence GTGACCGTCACCGCGTCCAGCACCGCGCCCAGTACTGCGTCCAGCACCGCGTCCTCCCGCACGCCCCGCCCCGCCCCGGTCCGGCCTGAGCCCGTCCCGGGCCGACGGACCTACGTCGTCGACACCAGCGTCCTGCTGGCCGACCCCGGTGCCCTGCGCCGCTTCGCCGAGCACGAGGTCGTCCTGCCCGTCGTGGTCGTCACCGAGCTCGAGGGCAAGCGCCACCACCCCGAGCTCGGCTTCTTCGCCCGTTCCGCCCTGCGCCTGCTCGACGAGCTGCGCGTCGAGCACGGCCGGCTCGACGAGCCGGTGCCGGTGGGGGAGGACGGCGGCAGCGTCCGGGTCGAGCTCAACCACACCGACGCCTCGTCGCTGCCCTCGGGCTTCCGCCTGGGTGACAACGACACCCGGATCCTCGCCGTGGCGCGCAACCTGGCCGACGAGGGCTTCGAGGTCACCCTGGTCTCCAAGGACCTGCCGCTGCGGATCAAGGCCTCCGCGGTCGGGCTGGACGCCGAGGAGTACCGCGCCGAGGCGATCAGCGACTCCGACACCGGCTACACCGGGATGGCCGAGCTCGACGTGGCGGCCGCCGACCTCGACGAGCTGTACGACGACGGCGTCCTCGACCTCGACGCGGCGCGCGGCCTGCCCTGCCACACCGGGCTCGTGCTGCTCTCCGAGCGCGGCACCGCGCTCGGCCGGGTCGGGCCCGACAAGCAGGTGCACCTCGTACGCGGCGACCGGGAGGCCTTCGGGATCCACGGCCGCTCCGCCGAGCAGCGCGTCGCGCTGGAGATGCTGCTCGACCCGGAGGTCGGCATCGTCTCGCTCGGCGGCCGCGCCGGGACCGGGAAGTCGGCGCTGGCACTGTGCGCCGGGCTCGAGGCCGTCCTGGAGCGCGGGCAGCACCAGAAGGTCGTCGTCTTCCGCCCGTTGTTCGCGGTCGGCGGGCAGGAGCTGGGCTACCTGCCCGGCTCGGAGGCGGAGAAGATGGGGCCGTGGGCCCAGGCCGTCTTCGACACGCTGGGCTCGATGGCCTCGCGCCACGTCATCGACGAGGTGCTGGCGCGCGGGATGCTCGAGGTGCTGCCGCTGACCCACATCCGGGGCCGCTCGCTGCACGACTCGTTCGTGATCGTCGACGAGGCGCAGTCGCTGGAGCGCAACGTGCTGCTCACGGTGCTCTCGCGGATCGGGGCCAACTCCAAGGTGGTGCTGACCCACGACGTGGCGCAGCGCGACAACCTGCGCGTCGGTCGGCACGACGGCGTGGTGGCGGTGGTGGAGAAGCTGAAGGGCCACCCGCTCTTCTCGCACACCACGCTGACGCGTTCGGAGCGGTCGCCGATCGCCGCCCTGGTCACCGAGATGCTGGAGAACATGACCGTCTGA
- a CDS encoding isoprenyl transferase: MVDWKRGVRRVLYPAYEARMVRRMPQHLPHHVGVMLDGNRRWARTVGRDSAHGHRAGAANIEPLLEWCDEVGIEVVTLWLLSTDNLNRPDAELGPLLEIIEEAVDSLARRGRWRLHPVGALDLLPPATAERLKAAAEATADVDGSLVNIAVGYGGRREITDAVRSLLHEHAARGTTLEELAAVLDVEHIADHLYTKGQPDPDLVIRTSGEQRLGGFLLWQSAKSEFYFCEAYWPEFRKVDFLRAIRAYAQRERRFGS, encoded by the coding sequence GTGGTCGACTGGAAGCGGGGCGTGCGCCGGGTGCTCTACCCGGCCTACGAGGCACGGATGGTGCGGCGGATGCCGCAGCACCTGCCGCACCACGTGGGCGTGATGCTGGACGGCAACCGCCGCTGGGCCCGCACCGTCGGCCGGGACTCCGCCCACGGGCACCGTGCCGGTGCCGCCAACATCGAGCCGCTGCTGGAGTGGTGCGACGAGGTGGGCATCGAGGTGGTCACCTTGTGGCTGCTGTCCACCGACAACCTGAACCGGCCCGACGCCGAGCTCGGCCCGCTGCTCGAGATCATCGAGGAGGCGGTCGACTCCCTGGCGCGGCGGGGCCGGTGGCGCCTGCACCCGGTGGGCGCCCTGGACCTGCTCCCGCCGGCGACGGCCGAGCGGCTGAAGGCGGCCGCCGAGGCCACGGCGGACGTGGACGGCTCGCTGGTGAACATCGCCGTCGGGTACGGCGGGCGCCGTGAGATCACCGACGCGGTCCGCTCGCTGCTCCACGAGCACGCGGCGCGGGGAACCACGCTCGAGGAGCTGGCCGCGGTGCTCGACGTCGAGCACATCGCCGACCACCTCTACACCAAGGGCCAGCCCGACCCGGACCTGGTGATCCGCACCTCGGGCGAGCAGCGGCTCGGCGGGTTCCTGCTGTGGCAGAGCGCGAAGTCGGAGTTCTACTTCTGCGAGGCCTACTGGCCCGAGTTCCGCAAGGTCGACTTCCTGCGGGCGATCCGGGCCTACGCCCAGCGCGAGCGCCGCTTCGGCTCGTAA
- the trhA gene encoding PAQR family membrane homeostasis protein TrhA → MNEAADRAQDRARQGLDHLGDQINEVLAEVKPRLRGWLHLGTAPLTLAAGIVLVLLSPTVETKVANAIFCGTGVLLFTVSAVYHTGTWSPATWRLLRRMDHSNIFLLIAGSYTPFSVILLDGTEQTVLLVVVWSGAILGVLFRVFWTGAPRWLYVPIYLALGWAAVFFIPSFFDGALDLGVGLGVAAFVMIIVGGGLYTVGGVVYGLKRPNPWPRWFGFHEIFHTFTIVAFAAHYIGVSLATYSLR, encoded by the coding sequence ATGAACGAGGCCGCCGACCGTGCGCAGGACAGGGCCCGCCAGGGCCTGGACCACCTCGGCGACCAGATCAACGAGGTCCTCGCCGAGGTCAAGCCCCGCCTGCGCGGCTGGCTCCACCTCGGCACGGCACCGCTGACCCTGGCCGCGGGCATCGTGCTGGTCCTGCTGTCGCCGACGGTCGAGACCAAGGTCGCCAACGCGATCTTCTGCGGCACCGGCGTCCTGCTCTTCACCGTGTCGGCGGTCTACCACACCGGCACGTGGTCGCCGGCGACCTGGCGGCTGCTGCGGCGGATGGACCACTCCAACATCTTCCTGCTGATCGCCGGCTCCTACACGCCGTTCAGCGTGATCCTGCTCGACGGTACGGAGCAGACCGTGCTGCTGGTGGTGGTGTGGTCCGGCGCGATCCTGGGTGTGCTCTTCCGGGTGTTCTGGACCGGCGCCCCGCGCTGGCTCTACGTGCCGATCTACCTGGCCCTGGGCTGGGCCGCGGTGTTCTTCATCCCGTCCTTCTTCGACGGCGCCCTGGACCTCGGCGTCGGTCTCGGCGTCGCCGCCTTCGTCATGATCATCGTCGGTGGCGGCCTCTACACCGTCGGGGGCGTGGTCTACGGCCTCAAGAGGCCCAACCCGTGGCCGCGCTGGTTCGGCTTCCACGAGATCTTCCACACCTTCACCATCGTCGCCTTCGCCGCGCACTACATCGGGGTCTCGCTGGCCACCTACTCGCTGCGCTGA
- a CDS encoding TauD/TfdA dioxygenase family protein, translating into MNLALAHTRSASVQQLGGRIGARIDDVRLGADTSDADVAAVRDAILRHKVVFLRGQHHLDDEGQIAFAEKLGPLTSAHPTVNTGSAKVLSVNATKGMAANSWHTDVTFVDRVPAFSVLRGVTIPEYGGNTVWANTVTAYDALPRPLQALVEELWAVHTNEYDYAADTENPTSYEDSEVFDRAEFTRTRFETRHPVVRVHPETGERSLVLGQFVKSFEGLNGRESAELFNLLQNRVTRLENTIRWTWQTGDVAIWDNRATQHYAVADFGTQPREVRRITVAGDVPVSVDGRRSEVLHGDATAYSNLDALIS; encoded by the coding sequence ATGAACCTCGCCCTCGCCCACACCCGGTCCGCCTCCGTCCAGCAGCTCGGGGGCCGTATCGGCGCCCGCATCGACGACGTCCGCCTCGGCGCCGACACCTCCGACGCCGACGTCGCGGCGGTCCGCGACGCGATCCTGCGGCACAAGGTGGTCTTCCTCCGCGGCCAGCACCACCTCGACGACGAGGGCCAGATCGCCTTCGCCGAGAAGCTCGGCCCGCTCACCAGCGCCCACCCGACGGTCAACACCGGCAGCGCCAAGGTCCTCAGCGTCAACGCCACCAAGGGGATGGCCGCCAACTCCTGGCACACCGACGTCACCTTCGTCGACCGCGTCCCCGCCTTCAGCGTCCTGCGCGGCGTCACCATCCCGGAGTACGGCGGCAACACCGTCTGGGCCAACACCGTCACCGCCTACGACGCCCTGCCGCGCCCGCTCCAGGCCCTGGTCGAGGAGCTGTGGGCGGTCCACACCAACGAGTACGACTACGCCGCCGACACCGAGAACCCCACCTCCTACGAGGACAGCGAGGTCTTCGACCGCGCCGAGTTCACCCGCACCCGCTTCGAGACCCGCCACCCGGTCGTGCGCGTGCACCCGGAGACCGGTGAGCGCTCCCTGGTCCTGGGCCAGTTCGTGAAGTCCTTCGAGGGCCTCAACGGGCGCGAGTCCGCCGAGCTGTTCAACCTGCTCCAGAACCGGGTCACCCGGCTGGAGAACACGATCCGGTGGACCTGGCAGACCGGCGACGTGGCGATCTGGGACAACCGCGCCACGCAGCACTACGCCGTGGCCGACTTCGGCACGCAGCCCCGCGAGGTCCGCCGGATCACCGTCGCCGGCGACGTCCCGGTCTCGGTCGACGGCCGTCGCAGCGAGGTCCTCCACGGCGACGCCACGGCGTACTCGAACCTGGACGCGCTGATCAGCTGA